The following are from one region of the Salicibibacter kimchii genome:
- a CDS encoding extracellular solute-binding protein has translation MKLYRWIPAAFLSVAIVGAGCSQEEEAGSGEEAQVEDGESGELVVYSARNETFVDEYLEKYEEDTGIEVHALHADDTAVNRIQEEANNVQADIFISNDVGAMEHLRLDGLLDGYEADNLESIDEDYRAEDDSWVALSARTRVLMYNEDLVNEENVPDSIEELASPEYADQFAITRGANGSMIGHVSALRQEWGDEQTVEWLRDVSDNAGIITDGHGEIRQAVGTGEVEFGLVNNYYYHQQLQEPENNNVSVVYPDQGEDEMGAVLNAAGVGLVADGPNRENAETFMDWALEEENQQMFSNESLEVPINPDVEAVEDAAAIDEYETHDMPLHELGEVWDDTLEVIEASGMDLEVR, from the coding sequence ATGAAGTTGTATAGATGGATCCCGGCGGCGTTTTTATCGGTAGCGATCGTTGGAGCCGGTTGCAGCCAGGAGGAAGAAGCGGGAAGCGGTGAAGAAGCGCAGGTTGAAGATGGGGAGAGCGGAGAGTTGGTCGTTTATTCTGCTCGAAATGAAACATTTGTTGATGAATACCTCGAGAAGTACGAAGAAGACACCGGGATCGAGGTTCATGCCTTGCATGCGGATGACACAGCCGTAAACCGAATCCAGGAAGAAGCGAATAATGTACAGGCCGATATCTTTATTTCCAATGATGTGGGAGCCATGGAGCATTTACGTTTGGACGGCCTCTTAGATGGATATGAAGCCGATAATCTCGAGAGCATCGATGAAGATTATCGAGCGGAAGATGATTCCTGGGTTGCTTTGTCTGCCCGCACGCGCGTTTTAATGTATAACGAGGACTTGGTGAACGAAGAGAATGTTCCCGATTCCATTGAAGAATTGGCCTCCCCGGAATATGCGGATCAATTTGCCATTACCCGTGGAGCCAATGGGAGTATGATCGGTCATGTCTCCGCGCTCCGTCAGGAATGGGGAGACGAACAAACCGTAGAATGGTTAAGAGACGTGAGCGATAATGCCGGGATCATCACAGATGGCCACGGGGAGATTCGTCAAGCTGTGGGCACAGGGGAAGTAGAATTTGGCCTTGTCAATAACTATTATTACCACCAACAGTTGCAAGAGCCGGAAAACAATAACGTCAGCGTTGTGTATCCGGACCAGGGGGAAGATGAAATGGGCGCCGTTCTAAACGCCGCCGGAGTCGGGTTGGTTGCTGATGGTCCTAATCGCGAAAATGCGGAGACGTTTATGGATTGGGCGTTGGAAGAAGAAAATCAACAAATGTTCTCTAATGAATCCTTGGAAGTGCCGATTAACCCCGACGTAGAGGCTGTCGAGGATGCGGCGGCAATCGATGAGTACGAAACGCATGATATGCCGCTTCATGAATTGGGAGAAGTTTGGGATGATACCCTAGAGGTCATTGAAGCATCCGGTATGGATTTGGAAGTGCGTTAA
- a CDS encoding spore germination protein, translating into MRKRTKKQLSDDYEHNVSVLNKELRADKNFDIVEQEYHFGGKKMSFYAVDAFANDLVVSKIMENLSKLEENALSKDPLTRLEQRVTPLAELEREHDLDEITAQILSGQAALIVEGCSEALLMDVREYPVREPQEPDMERVARGAKDGFVETLVFNSGLIRRRVRDPSLVMESMRVGRRSKTDIVISYIDTVADPEIMRRLKKKINAIDIDGLPMAEKTVEEFLIKKNLAPFPQVRYTERPDTAAVHLLEGHVLILVDGSNVAMIVPTTYFHHLQHAEEYRQEPFVGFFLRWVRFLAVFASIFLLPVWFLIVDNDALGPDAWGFLGVEDDYNIPLFVQILIAEFGLQVLRMAAIHTPDALATALGLVAAILIGEIGVEAGVFTNEVVMYAAVSAMAGYSTPSYELGLSNVLIRIALTLAVGFFSLYGFMIVGLLIFVALVKTKILNTPYMWPFLPFNAKALADLLLRMPQPYKNFRPSFVHPLDQKRQARKR; encoded by the coding sequence ATGCGAAAGCGGACAAAAAAACAACTTAGCGACGATTACGAACATAATGTTTCAGTATTAAATAAAGAACTCCGTGCCGATAAAAATTTTGACATCGTTGAACAGGAATATCATTTTGGCGGCAAGAAGATGTCGTTTTACGCGGTCGATGCATTCGCCAACGATTTAGTTGTATCCAAAATAATGGAAAATCTGTCCAAACTGGAAGAAAATGCTCTGTCCAAAGACCCCCTCACCCGCCTGGAACAGCGCGTGACTCCCCTTGCAGAGTTGGAACGGGAACATGATTTGGACGAAATAACCGCCCAAATCCTTTCCGGACAAGCCGCGCTTATCGTGGAAGGATGCAGCGAAGCGTTGCTTATGGATGTACGGGAATACCCCGTGCGAGAACCGCAAGAACCCGATATGGAACGAGTGGCCCGCGGCGCCAAAGACGGATTTGTGGAGACCCTCGTTTTTAATAGCGGTCTCATTCGCCGTCGCGTGCGTGACCCTTCTTTGGTGATGGAATCGATGCGTGTCGGTCGCCGTTCGAAAACGGATATTGTCATCAGCTACATTGATACCGTTGCCGATCCGGAAATCATGCGACGGCTAAAAAAGAAAATCAACGCGATTGATATTGACGGTTTGCCAATGGCCGAAAAGACGGTCGAAGAATTTCTCATTAAAAAGAATCTGGCTCCTTTTCCGCAAGTACGATACACGGAACGGCCCGATACAGCAGCCGTTCACCTTCTGGAAGGCCATGTTTTAATACTGGTGGACGGTTCCAATGTCGCGATGATTGTACCCACAACCTACTTTCATCATCTGCAGCACGCCGAAGAATACCGTCAGGAGCCATTCGTCGGTTTTTTCCTGCGCTGGGTTCGATTCTTGGCGGTTTTTGCCTCCATTTTCCTTCTCCCGGTCTGGTTCCTCATCGTCGATAACGATGCGCTCGGACCGGACGCATGGGGATTTCTCGGAGTAGAGGATGATTACAACATCCCATTATTTGTACAAATTCTTATTGCCGAATTTGGTTTACAAGTTTTGAGGATGGCCGCGATTCATACCCCAGACGCGTTGGCAACCGCCCTTGGGCTTGTCGCTGCCATTCTTATCGGTGAAATTGGGGTTGAAGCAGGTGTTTTTACAAATGAAGTCGTCATGTATGCAGCCGTCAGTGCCATGGCTGGGTATTCCACCCCCAGTTACGAGCTGGGTTTGTCCAATGTGCTTATTCGAATCGCCCTTACGCTTGCTGTCGGTTTCTTTTCGTTGTACGGCTTTATGATTGTCGGGCTTTTGATCTTTGTGGCACTCGTAAAAACCAAAATATTAAACACGCCATATATGTGGCCGTTTCTCCCTTTCAATGCCAAAGCACTTGCGGATTTATTGTTGCGTATGCCGCAACCATACAAAAATTTTCGCCCCTCCTTCGTTCACCCGCTGGATCAAAAAAGGCAAGCAAGAAAGAGGTAG
- the mgtE gene encoding magnesium transporter — translation MVKLNDETRAAYNQDLLKLLEEGEDKAFRLKFLDLHPVDQMEVVQQMKVDNRNRFYGIMSAKEIANIFEELDLEEQKDMILEWENKDMSDVLNHMNADDVADFLGELEEKEREEILTGMDTEEAEDVKELLTYEEETAGAIMTKESIHLHETENVGDVLNRLRNEAPDAEMIYYLYVVDENEKLAGVVSLRDLMVASLDEKVGNVMSRRVVSVYVNDDQEDVARLIQKYDFLAAPVVSTHNQLIGIVTVDDVIDVLEEEATEDLAEFSTTRGTTDVNISAFTAAKRRAPWIILLMFLGMITAGIIGTFEETLEQVVLLSAFIPMLMGSAGNVGTQSLAVVVRSLALGNFEKKGLFWALIREFGTGLAIGFACALTLIVLIPFLYDGDLFLAIIVGFSIFLSLGVAAVIGSLVPLVINRLKLDPAIASGPFITTFIDVISITIYFSMARMLLQFL, via the coding sequence ATGGTTAAATTGAATGATGAAACGCGTGCTGCCTATAATCAGGATTTGTTGAAGTTGCTTGAAGAGGGGGAAGATAAGGCTTTTCGCTTGAAGTTTCTAGACCTGCACCCCGTTGATCAAATGGAAGTCGTCCAACAAATGAAGGTAGACAATCGCAATCGCTTTTACGGCATTATGTCAGCGAAGGAAATTGCGAATATATTTGAAGAACTGGATCTTGAAGAACAAAAGGACATGATCCTTGAGTGGGAAAATAAAGACATGAGCGATGTCCTTAATCATATGAACGCGGATGATGTCGCCGATTTTCTCGGGGAATTGGAAGAAAAAGAACGCGAAGAGATTTTGACCGGGATGGATACCGAAGAGGCCGAAGATGTCAAAGAGTTACTCACGTATGAGGAAGAAACGGCCGGCGCGATTATGACGAAGGAATCCATCCACCTTCATGAAACGGAAAACGTCGGCGACGTTTTAAATCGGTTGCGCAATGAAGCGCCGGATGCCGAAATGATTTATTATCTTTATGTTGTGGATGAAAATGAAAAATTAGCCGGTGTTGTCTCTCTGCGCGATCTCATGGTCGCCTCTTTGGATGAAAAGGTCGGCAATGTCATGAGTCGCCGCGTCGTTTCCGTGTACGTCAATGATGATCAGGAAGACGTGGCACGTTTAATCCAGAAATATGATTTTCTTGCGGCTCCTGTTGTTTCGACGCACAATCAATTGATAGGGATTGTGACTGTTGACGATGTCATTGATGTGCTCGAAGAAGAAGCAACCGAGGACCTTGCTGAATTTTCGACAACGCGAGGCACGACAGATGTGAATATCTCGGCGTTCACCGCGGCAAAGCGGCGGGCGCCATGGATTATTTTGCTCATGTTTTTAGGGATGATCACCGCGGGCATTATCGGCACATTTGAAGAGACACTGGAACAAGTCGTTTTGCTCTCGGCTTTTATCCCAATGTTGATGGGTTCCGCCGGAAATGTGGGCACACAATCCTTGGCGGTCGTCGTCCGCAGCTTGGCCCTTGGCAACTTTGAAAAAAAAGGGCTTTTTTGGGCGTTAATCAGAGAGTTTGGCACAGGCCTGGCCATCGGCTTCGCCTGTGCACTGACGTTAATCGTATTGATTCCGTTCCTTTACGACGGGGATCTATTTTTAGCCATCATTGTCGGATTTTCGATCTTTCTCTCTTTGGGCGTCGCGGCAGTGATCGGGTCCCTCGTTCCTTTAGTTATTAATCGGCTGAAACTCGATCCGGCCATTGCTTCGGGACCGTTTATCACAACCTTTATTGATGTCATATCGATTACGATTTATTTTTCCATGGCTAGGATGTTGTTGCAGTTTTTATAA
- a CDS encoding IDEAL domain-containing protein produces the protein MAASTYEKELFEKLKMIRKGYRAPRQVVQSLYARMMLEYSVYVFTKNRYKRLIDEALDVKDEEHFLVLSNEYREWRARYQSGCTISEHGYEMECNFEEKNDIDS, from the coding sequence ATGGCGGCGTCAACATATGAAAAAGAATTGTTCGAAAAGTTGAAAATGATTCGAAAAGGGTATCGGGCGCCCAGACAAGTGGTGCAATCGCTCTATGCCCGTATGATGTTGGAATATTCCGTTTATGTATTTACAAAAAACCGCTATAAACGGTTAATCGATGAAGCGCTGGATGTGAAAGATGAGGAACATTTCCTCGTGTTAAGCAACGAATATAGAGAGTGGCGTGCCCGTTACCAATCCGGTTGTACGATTTCCGAACATGGTTATGAGATGGAATGTAACTTCGAAGAAAAGAACGATATCGACAGCTGA
- a CDS encoding TIGR02206 family membrane protein, giving the protein MWWWAYSHDGPGFTMFGTAHILVIICLFIACLFVVLGRNCLKQSAKRQNFFRIGCVFIFIAGEVLLQVWYIDASVWDLSFSLPLHLSSIAWIVAIFMLLTRGQTWFEIAFFVGVGSAFLTLLTPDVGNYGFPHFRFFHFFITHALVIVAVVYMLAVERMQLRCFRSVFRVWLYLNGYAALMFILNLWVDGNYMYLMEKPPGPSPFDWFGPWPYYIVVLQVVALLVFIGMYGLYWWLSRKCPSSVNKRSP; this is encoded by the coding sequence ATGTGGTGGTGGGCGTATAGCCACGATGGACCGGGATTTACCATGTTTGGGACGGCGCATATTCTCGTCATCATTTGCTTGTTTATTGCTTGCTTGTTTGTCGTTCTGGGGAGAAACTGCTTGAAACAGTCAGCAAAAAGACAGAATTTTTTTCGTATTGGCTGTGTGTTTATTTTCATTGCCGGGGAAGTACTTTTGCAGGTCTGGTACATAGACGCGAGCGTTTGGGATCTGTCATTCTCGTTGCCGTTGCACTTAAGCAGCATCGCCTGGATCGTGGCGATTTTCATGTTGTTGACCCGCGGCCAGACGTGGTTTGAAATCGCGTTTTTCGTCGGCGTCGGCAGTGCATTTCTAACGCTTTTAACCCCCGATGTCGGCAACTACGGATTTCCTCATTTTCGTTTTTTTCATTTTTTTATTACCCATGCACTCGTGATCGTCGCCGTTGTCTATATGCTGGCGGTGGAAAGGATGCAGCTTCGTTGTTTCCGGTCGGTTTTCCGCGTGTGGCTGTATTTAAACGGTTACGCAGCGCTCATGTTCATTTTGAATCTGTGGGTGGACGGCAATTACATGTATTTAATGGAAAAACCGCCGGGCCCTTCGCCGTTTGACTGGTTCGGTCCTTGGCCTTATTACATTGTCGTATTGCAAGTCGTGGCGCTTCTTGTCTTTATCGGGATGTATGGCCTCTACTGGTGGCTCTCTCGTAAATGCCCTTCTTCTGTAAACAAACGGTCCCCTTGA
- a CDS encoding lmo0937 family membrane protein produces the protein MLWTIIAVLIVLWLLGFIGGTGGGLIHLLLVIALVVLIFQMITGRR, from the coding sequence ATGTTATGGACGATTATTGCCGTGTTGATAGTGCTTTGGCTGCTCGGGTTTATCGGCGGGACCGGCGGTGGACTTATTCACCTTTTACTCGTGATCGCGCTTGTCGTTCTGATTTTCCAAATGATTACAGGGCGGCGTTAG
- a CDS encoding ABC transporter ATP-binding protein: MSFVQLEELTKSFDHNLASAVNNVNLHLEKGEILSLLGPSGCGKTTTLRMIAGFEQPTTGKITIGGQTMYAANVSVPPEQRGIGMVFQDYALFPHLNIEKNVMFGLNKWKMRERKKRTQEVLELVGLEDCAKRFPNELSGGQQQRIALARALAPRPHVVLMDEPFSNLDASLKEKMRHDVTMILRKANTTGVIVTHDQKDAFAVSDRVVVMKDGVIQQIAEPREMYKCPSNCFVAQFVGKTNLLDGTMCADLKHVHTHIGKVCLPEREETMIDNVKVSIRPEGCLLVDEGRYSGKVEHVTYSGEYQELVVRLQESDSDGETMMIYAPMEQDVLIGSVVSFDIKPELVALVD; this comes from the coding sequence GTGTCTTTTGTTCAATTGGAGGAGCTGACCAAATCGTTTGATCATAATCTAGCCTCTGCTGTCAACAACGTAAACCTTCATCTCGAAAAAGGAGAAATTTTAAGCCTGCTTGGACCCAGTGGTTGCGGGAAAACGACGACCCTCCGTATGATTGCCGGTTTTGAGCAGCCGACGACTGGAAAGATCACCATTGGCGGGCAGACGATGTATGCTGCTAACGTTTCCGTCCCGCCGGAACAGCGCGGAATCGGAATGGTTTTTCAAGACTATGCCCTTTTTCCTCACTTAAACATAGAAAAGAATGTGATGTTTGGACTAAACAAATGGAAAATGCGCGAACGCAAAAAGCGCACGCAAGAGGTATTGGAACTTGTCGGACTGGAAGATTGCGCCAAGCGCTTCCCGAATGAACTATCCGGGGGACAACAACAGCGTATCGCTTTGGCACGCGCGCTCGCGCCCAGACCGCATGTGGTGCTGATGGACGAACCGTTCAGCAATCTGGATGCAAGTTTAAAAGAGAAAATGCGTCATGATGTAACGATGATTTTGCGCAAGGCTAACACTACCGGCGTGATTGTGACCCATGACCAGAAAGATGCCTTCGCTGTATCCGACCGTGTCGTCGTCATGAAAGACGGCGTGATTCAGCAAATTGCCGAGCCCAGGGAAATGTACAAGTGCCCGAGCAATTGTTTCGTCGCGCAATTTGTTGGAAAAACAAACCTCCTTGATGGAACCATGTGCGCGGATTTGAAGCATGTACACACACACATCGGGAAAGTTTGCCTGCCGGAACGAGAAGAGACAATGATTGATAATGTGAAAGTGTCCATTCGCCCGGAGGGGTGTCTTTTGGTTGACGAAGGGCGCTATTCCGGTAAGGTGGAGCACGTTACCTATAGTGGAGAGTATCAAGAGCTGGTTGTGCGTTTGCAAGAATCGGATAGCGATGGAGAGACAATGATGATCTATGCCCCGATGGAACAAGATGTCTTGATCGGATCTGTTGTCTCGTTTGATATTAAACCGGAGCTTGTAGCGCTTGTAGATTAG